A stretch of Sphingobacteriales bacterium DNA encodes these proteins:
- the gatE gene encoding Glu-tRNA(Gln) amidotransferase subunit GatE: MSENFNPLQNYEDSKRAIGYVSRREAKQSDYDRIGFMSGLEVHQQLKTKSKLFCRCPAGIYHADDDYDAEIIRHMRPTLSELGEYDGTALMEFKTRKNIIYRIKNDTACTYEVDDTPPFRLDKEALEIAIELSLLTKLNIVGEVHITRKQYLDGSIPTGFQRTAIIGVEGEIQLRHKKVRVIQLSLEEDSCREISDIGHWRIYKTDRLGMPLIETVTYPDFINPDEVREGADYIRFLNRSTGRSRTGIGSTRADVNVSCRGGTRVEIKGVAHTSWMPELTHNEAFRQFALLRIKDLLLKKLPDFSGWKMTYQQLNLADFKFSYEPLMQARNSKIPVYAVKLPSFKGILSHFTQPGKCFADEISDRLKVIACIEKPNMIHSEMFEKLITEQNHQKISELLECQEDDAWMVFWGPADDIPTALETIEERCKLAFERVPNETRKSFPDGTTMFERVLPGPDRMYPDTDSAPIPLTEDYIEKIRKGLPPLVADRIRQLQQWNVPEDAFTFLLKRNLVPLLERIEKDLKISPRFTAIFLAHYVKHIENKLPESEEFSYEKVYDLFTYLKNNNIDFAIARKMILELYQHPKLDFDSVLAYVNFKKVDKQSIIERIPYLKEKYQQTRRSKKEGADIRWIMGQLRNQALG; the protein is encoded by the coding sequence CACGCTGATGATGATTATGATGCAGAAATTATCCGCCACATGAGGCCAACTCTGAGTGAACTCGGTGAATATGACGGCACCGCACTCATGGAGTTTAAAACCCGTAAGAATATCATTTACAGGATAAAAAACGATACTGCCTGTACCTACGAAGTGGACGACACCCCTCCATTCCGTCTCGACAAGGAAGCTCTTGAAATTGCCATTGAACTCTCACTTCTGACCAAACTCAACATCGTTGGGGAGGTTCACATAACCCGCAAGCAATACCTTGATGGCTCCATCCCGACTGGTTTTCAGCGGACAGCTATTATTGGGGTGGAAGGAGAAATACAGCTCAGGCATAAAAAGGTCAGGGTAATTCAGTTGAGCCTTGAGGAAGATTCCTGTCGTGAAATTTCTGACATTGGTCACTGGCGTATCTATAAGACCGACAGATTGGGCATGCCCCTGATCGAAACTGTTACCTATCCCGATTTTATCAATCCGGATGAAGTCAGGGAAGGGGCAGATTATATCCGGTTTTTAAACAGGAGTACGGGAAGGTCGCGTACCGGAATTGGCTCCACCAGGGCTGATGTCAATGTAAGCTGCAGGGGAGGAACAAGGGTGGAAATAAAGGGAGTGGCACATACAAGCTGGATGCCGGAACTGACTCACAATGAGGCTTTCAGACAATTTGCCCTGCTTAGGATTAAAGACCTGTTGCTGAAAAAACTGCCGGATTTTTCGGGATGGAAAATGACTTATCAGCAACTGAATCTGGCTGATTTTAAATTCAGTTATGAGCCCCTCATGCAGGCAAGAAATTCAAAAATCCCTGTGTATGCGGTGAAACTGCCATCGTTTAAAGGAATTTTATCGCATTTCACACAGCCGGGAAAATGTTTTGCCGATGAAATCAGCGACAGGCTGAAAGTGATTGCATGTATCGAAAAACCCAACATGATCCATTCAGAAATGTTTGAAAAACTCATTACCGAGCAGAATCATCAGAAAATTTCAGAACTGCTTGAATGTCAGGAAGATGATGCATGGATGGTGTTCTGGGGACCTGCAGATGACATCCCGACTGCACTGGAAACCATTGAAGAAAGATGTAAACTGGCATTTGAACGCGTACCCAATGAAACCCGGAAATCGTTTCCTGATGGAACCACCATGTTTGAGCGTGTTTTACCCGGCCCCGACAGAATGTATCCCGACACCGACTCTGCTCCTATTCCTCTTACTGAAGATTACATTGAAAAAATCAGAAAAGGTCTGCCTCCTTTAGTGGCCGACAGAATCCGACAGCTTCAGCAGTGGAATGTCCCTGAAGATGCTTTTACATTTCTGCTGAAAAGAAATCTGGTTCCATTGCTCGAAAGGATAGAAAAAGACCTGAAAATCAGTCCGAGATTTACGGCCATCTTTCTGGCACATTATGTCAAACATATTGAAAATAAATTGCCTGAATCAGAAGAATTCAGCTACGAAAAAGTGTATGATTTGTTTACCTATTTGAAAAACAACAACATAGATTTTGCCATTGCACGGAAAATGATACTGGAGTTGTATCAGCATCCCAAACTGGATTTTGATTCGGTATTGGCCTATGTTAACTTTAAAAAAGTTGATAAACAGTCAATTATAGAAAGAATACCATATTTAAAGGAAAAATATCAGCAGACACGCAGGTCGAAAAAAGAAGGAGCTGATATTCGCTGGATTATGGGACAGCTTCGGAATCAGGCACTTGG